The window CTTTTTTTAGAAAATCCTCGGTTGTTCTATCCATTTTAAAATTATATCTTTGTTCAAATCTTATTGCTCGTATAATACGTGCTGGATCTTCCACAAAACTCAAATTATATAAAACCCTGATTATACCTTTATATAAATCCCTCTGACCGCCAAAAAAATCGACTAACTTTCCAAAATACTTTTGGTTTAGCTGGATAGCCATTGCATTTATAGTAAAATCTCTTCGATATAAATCTTTTCTAATTGAACTAAGCTCGACTTTTGGAAAAGCAGCTGGATATTCATAAAATTCTCTTCGAGCAGTTGCGACGTCTATTTTAAAACCATCCGCTAAAATTACTACTGCGGTACCAAATTTTTCGTGGCTTTTAATTCGCCCTCCCAAGTCTCTGCTTAGCTCTTGAGCAAATGTTATTCCTTCTCCTTCAATTACAATATCGAGATCATAATTCTTAATTCCTAAAAAGAGGTCTCTTACAACTCCACCTACTATAAAAGCTGGAAAATTCATTCTATCGCCAATTGCTCCAATTTTAGCTAAAATATCTTTAACTCTTTCGGGAACTACCTTCTCTATCAGTTCTATTTGCTTTTTTCTCTCTATCTTGCTGTTAGTTTCGACATAAGTTGAAAAAGATCTTTTAGGAATATAACTCTCTCCATATAAATTTCGTATTAAATCGGTTCTGGTGATAATCCCCGCCAATTTATCTTCTTGGTTCACCACCAATACTCTTCCGATATCGTAATTGATCATTAATTCTTGAATTTCGGTTAAAGGGGTCTTTAACTTTACGGTAACTACCTGGTCGGACATATATTTACTTACCAGCTCTTTTCCAAATCCGTGCTGTTTAGCCCGATTGACTTCTTGCATAGTGATAATTCCCCTAAGATCCCCCTCTTCTACAATCGGAATCCCGTTATGTCCATACCTTAATAATATTTTTTTCGTCTCTTCGATAGAAGTGGAGGCATTAACCGTCTTAACCGGTGAAGACATAATATCTTTTGCCACAATTCCCACTCTTACTTTTTCTTCCAATATCTGGACAATTTTTTCTTCTAACTCATCAAGCGACAAATCTTTTACTACTGCTGAGGCTGCTTGAAAGTGACCTCCTCCTCCTAATTCTTTTAAAACTTCATCTACGTCTACAGAATTTGTTCTGCTTCTTCCGACTATATATAGTCGGTCAGCCATTTTTACTATAGTAAAAAAAACATCACTGTTTTCTATTTCTATTAATTTATGAGTAAGAAGAGCCAGTC is drawn from Candidatus Atribacteria bacterium and contains these coding sequences:
- a CDS encoding CBS domain-containing protein, which gives rise to LALLTHKLIEIENSDVFFTIVKMADRLYIVGRSRTNSVDVDEVLKELGGGGHFQAASAVVKDLSLDELEEKIVQILEEKVRVGIVAKDIMSSPVKTVNASTSIEETKKILLRYGHNGIPIVEEGDLRGIITMQEVNRAKQHGFGKELVSKYMSDQVVTVKLKTPLTEIQELMINYDIGRVLVVNQEDKLAGIITRTDLIRNLYGESYIPKRSFSTYVETNSKIERKKQIELIEKVVPERVKDILAKIGAIGDRMNFPAFIVGGVVRDLFLGIKNYDLDIVIEGEGITFAQELSRDLGGRIKSHEKFGTAVVILADGFKIDVATARREFYEYPAAFPKVELSSIRKDLYRRDFTINAMAIQLNQKYFGKLVDFFGGQRDLYKGIIRVLYNLSFVEDPARIIRAIRFEQRYNFKMDRTTEDFLKKAIADKLLSRLRRKRITEELILILKEENPLKSLKRLEELGALKYILPELELNEETIERLKKVKDNYNYWVCNLSDEKIEVWIIYFCSLIRSLKKRQIRRIFNKLIIKRKSIDKITSCYLNLDRIIKILSSNNKILPSTIYLKLKDLANEVLFLVMLENDTDITKERIYNYLNKYKREILYISGRELQELQIKPGPVYSKILNRLLCAQLDGEVKNKRDEIRLVKNIIKERKNI